A window of the Chaetodon trifascialis isolate fChaTrf1 chromosome 9, fChaTrf1.hap1, whole genome shotgun sequence genome harbors these coding sequences:
- the paf1 gene encoding RNA polymerase II-associated factor 1 homolog isoform X1 — protein sequence MAPTIQTQAQREDGHSRPSSHRTVPERSGVVCRVKYCNSLPDIPFDPKFITYPFDQHRFVQYKATSLEKQHKHELLTEPDLGVTIDLINPDTYRIDPSILLDPADEKLLEEDIQAPSSSKRSQQHAKVVPWMRKTEYISTEFNRYGVSNEKVEVKIGVSVKQQFTEEEIYKDRDSQISAIEKTFEDAQKSINQHYSKPRVTPVEVLPVFPDFKMWINPCAQVIFDSDPAPKDISGPAGVEMMSQAMIRGMMDEEGNQFVAYFLPNEETLRKRKRDCDEGMDYMPEDLYDYKIAREYNWNVKNKASKGYEENYFFIFRDGDGVYYNELETRVRLSKRRAKAGAQSTTNAVLVCKHRDMNEKELEAQEARKAQLENHEPEDEEEDMDMDKDLQDSGDDKEKGSGSEAENSASESDREDDDREQRGEEDEEDDDRAKRRRKASGSGSESGEERTREMRDEEEIFGSDDDSDDNEPKNSGRSSGEEGSGSEDEGENRGGSRSRSASPAHSDRSSEHSERAQSGSGSERGSDSSDASDSE from the exons ATGGCTCCAACGATTCAGACACAAGCTCAACGGGAAGACGGCCATAG TAGGCCGTCCTCACATCGAACTGTCCCCGAGAG GTCAGGCGTGGTCTGTCGAGTAAAGTATTGCAACAGCCTGCCTGACATCCCTTTTGACCCCAAATTCATCACATATCCATTTGATCAGCACAG GTTTGTACAGTATAAAGCCACTTCTCTCGAGAAGCAGCACAAGCATGAGCTCTTGACTGAGCCAGACCTTGGGGTCACCATTGATCTCATCAACCCAGACACTTACCGCATCGACCCCAGTA TACTGTTGGACCCTGCTGATGAAAAACTGCTGGAAGAGGACATCCAGGCTCCATCCAGTTCGAAGAG GTCCCAGCAGCATGCAAAAGTTGTCCCGTGGATGAGAAAGACAGAATATATTTCCACAGAGTTTAACAGATACGGCGTTTCCAACGAGAAAGTGGAAGTCAA gATCGGTGTATCTGTCAAACAGCAGTttacagaagaagaaatctacaaagacagagacagccAGATTTCTGCTATTGAGAAGACATTTGAGGATGCACAGAAGTCG ATTAATCAGCACTACAGTAAACCCAGAGTTACTCCTGTGGAGGTGCTACCTGTATTCCCCGACTTCAAG ATGTGGATCAACCCATGTGCTCAGGTCATCTTTGACTCTGATCCTGCACCTAAAGACATATCAGGACCAGCAGGAGTGGAAATGATGTCTCAGGCCATGATCAG AGGTATGATGGATGAGGAAGGAAATCAGTTTGTGGCCTACTTCCTGCCCAACGAGGAAACACTTCGCAAGCGCAAGAGAGACTGCGATGAGGGGATGGATTATATGCCTGAGGATCT GTATGATTACAAGATCGCCAGGGAGTACAACTGGAATGTCAAGAACAAAGCCAGCAAGGGTTATGAGGAGAACTACTTCTTTATCTTCAGAGATGGAGATGGTGTTTACTACAATGAGCTCGAGACAAG GGTGCGTCTGAGCAAGAGGAGAGCAAAGGCAGGAGCACAGTCGACCACAAACGCTGTGCTGGTGTGTAAGCACAGAGACATGAACGAGAAGGAACTCGAAGCCCAG GAAGCACGCAAAGCTCAGCTGGAGAACCATGAGccagaagatgaagaggaagacatGGACATGGATAAGGACTTACAGGACTCTG GTGATGATAAAGAGAAGGGCAGCGGCAGTGAGGCAGAGAACTCCGCTAGCGAATCTGACAGGGAAGATGATGACCGGGAACAAAGGGGCGAAGAAGACGAAGAGGATGACGACAGAGCGAAGCGGAGGAGGAAGGCAAGCGGCAGCGGAAGCGAGAGCGGTGAGGAGAGGACCAGAGAAATGCGAGATGAGGAAGAGATCTTCGGCAGTGACGACGACAGCGACGACAACGAGCCCAAGAATTCAGGCAGGAGCAGCGGGGAGGAGGGTAGTGGGAGCGAGGATGAAGGAGAGAACcgaggaggcagcaggagtCGCAGTGCCTCCCCAGCACACAGTGACCGCAGCAGCGAGCACTCAGAGAGAGCTCAGAGTGGAAGTGGAAGTGAGAGGGGCTCAGATTCCAGTGATGCTAGTGACAGTGAATAA
- the paf1 gene encoding RNA polymerase II-associated factor 1 homolog isoform X2, with product MAPTIQTQAQREDGHRPSSHRTVPERSGVVCRVKYCNSLPDIPFDPKFITYPFDQHRFVQYKATSLEKQHKHELLTEPDLGVTIDLINPDTYRIDPSILLDPADEKLLEEDIQAPSSSKRSQQHAKVVPWMRKTEYISTEFNRYGVSNEKVEVKIGVSVKQQFTEEEIYKDRDSQISAIEKTFEDAQKSINQHYSKPRVTPVEVLPVFPDFKMWINPCAQVIFDSDPAPKDISGPAGVEMMSQAMIRGMMDEEGNQFVAYFLPNEETLRKRKRDCDEGMDYMPEDLYDYKIAREYNWNVKNKASKGYEENYFFIFRDGDGVYYNELETRVRLSKRRAKAGAQSTTNAVLVCKHRDMNEKELEAQEARKAQLENHEPEDEEEDMDMDKDLQDSGDDKEKGSGSEAENSASESDREDDDREQRGEEDEEDDDRAKRRRKASGSGSESGEERTREMRDEEEIFGSDDDSDDNEPKNSGRSSGEEGSGSEDEGENRGGSRSRSASPAHSDRSSEHSERAQSGSGSERGSDSSDASDSE from the exons ATGGCTCCAACGATTCAGACACAAGCTCAACGGGAAGACGGCCATAG GCCGTCCTCACATCGAACTGTCCCCGAGAG GTCAGGCGTGGTCTGTCGAGTAAAGTATTGCAACAGCCTGCCTGACATCCCTTTTGACCCCAAATTCATCACATATCCATTTGATCAGCACAG GTTTGTACAGTATAAAGCCACTTCTCTCGAGAAGCAGCACAAGCATGAGCTCTTGACTGAGCCAGACCTTGGGGTCACCATTGATCTCATCAACCCAGACACTTACCGCATCGACCCCAGTA TACTGTTGGACCCTGCTGATGAAAAACTGCTGGAAGAGGACATCCAGGCTCCATCCAGTTCGAAGAG GTCCCAGCAGCATGCAAAAGTTGTCCCGTGGATGAGAAAGACAGAATATATTTCCACAGAGTTTAACAGATACGGCGTTTCCAACGAGAAAGTGGAAGTCAA gATCGGTGTATCTGTCAAACAGCAGTttacagaagaagaaatctacaaagacagagacagccAGATTTCTGCTATTGAGAAGACATTTGAGGATGCACAGAAGTCG ATTAATCAGCACTACAGTAAACCCAGAGTTACTCCTGTGGAGGTGCTACCTGTATTCCCCGACTTCAAG ATGTGGATCAACCCATGTGCTCAGGTCATCTTTGACTCTGATCCTGCACCTAAAGACATATCAGGACCAGCAGGAGTGGAAATGATGTCTCAGGCCATGATCAG AGGTATGATGGATGAGGAAGGAAATCAGTTTGTGGCCTACTTCCTGCCCAACGAGGAAACACTTCGCAAGCGCAAGAGAGACTGCGATGAGGGGATGGATTATATGCCTGAGGATCT GTATGATTACAAGATCGCCAGGGAGTACAACTGGAATGTCAAGAACAAAGCCAGCAAGGGTTATGAGGAGAACTACTTCTTTATCTTCAGAGATGGAGATGGTGTTTACTACAATGAGCTCGAGACAAG GGTGCGTCTGAGCAAGAGGAGAGCAAAGGCAGGAGCACAGTCGACCACAAACGCTGTGCTGGTGTGTAAGCACAGAGACATGAACGAGAAGGAACTCGAAGCCCAG GAAGCACGCAAAGCTCAGCTGGAGAACCATGAGccagaagatgaagaggaagacatGGACATGGATAAGGACTTACAGGACTCTG GTGATGATAAAGAGAAGGGCAGCGGCAGTGAGGCAGAGAACTCCGCTAGCGAATCTGACAGGGAAGATGATGACCGGGAACAAAGGGGCGAAGAAGACGAAGAGGATGACGACAGAGCGAAGCGGAGGAGGAAGGCAAGCGGCAGCGGAAGCGAGAGCGGTGAGGAGAGGACCAGAGAAATGCGAGATGAGGAAGAGATCTTCGGCAGTGACGACGACAGCGACGACAACGAGCCCAAGAATTCAGGCAGGAGCAGCGGGGAGGAGGGTAGTGGGAGCGAGGATGAAGGAGAGAACcgaggaggcagcaggagtCGCAGTGCCTCCCCAGCACACAGTGACCGCAGCAGCGAGCACTCAGAGAGAGCTCAGAGTGGAAGTGGAAGTGAGAGGGGCTCAGATTCCAGTGATGCTAGTGACAGTGAATAA
- the LOC139336300 gene encoding protein Smaug homolog 2 encodes MMFRDQVGILTDWFKGWNECEQTVALLSLLKRVSRTQARFLHICLEHWLADCTEIHILEAEANNAAIVSQWHQEPKEKVVSLLLSHLPLLQPRNSEAKCEYMKLLQKVLSHTIESSLFVEESRQLLSYALIHPATTLDDRTSLAMWLNHLEEHLSSGYAPRAPSSPYHPRQGSDEWPSSAEALDPGHAWQEKSPSSTTSPAGQNGHMPFPGGMSSPINSNNTGLGGQMQPSPLKKSMSVIPSSPQACGSEWISQDDAGGRQNFISTDHAPLSPQSSVASSGSEQTEDQGSNRNTFQEDGSGMKDVPAWLKSLRLHKYASLFSQMTYEEMMILTEQHLESQNVTKGARHKIALSIQKLRERQSVLKSLEKDILEGGNLRNALQELQQIIITPIKAYCPPSAAQTALDTATAPDAANPPSEASKTGADKEPASEGFQSHNPPPCDGDSPATPISDGDIAGQFTRVMGKVCTQLLVSRPDEENISCYLQLIEKCLTHEAFSETHKKRLVSWKQQVLKLLRLFPRKAMLDMPVYRQKGWTYGSNSLPTAGSVSGGVARRGQRQFQMTPRGLQTGRMGLLSPSGIGGASPRHTLTSPALAGQGRQNLWFANPGGSNSMPSQSRSSVQRTHSLPVHTSPQTMLMFQQQECQVPGADLEINPTLESLCLSMTEHALGDGTDRTSTI; translated from the exons ATGATGTTCCGAGACCAGGTAGGTATCCTCACAGATTGGTTCAAGGGCTGGAATGAGTGTGAACAGACGGTGGCACTGTTGTCCCTCCTGAAGAGGGTGTCACGCACCCAGGCTCGCTTCTTACACATCTGCCTTGAACACTGGCTGGCAGACTGCACAGAGATCCACATCCTAGAAGCTGAGGCCAACAATGCAG CAATTGTCAGCCAGTGGCATCAGGAGCCAAAAGAGAAGGTTGTGTCCTTGCTGCTGTCccatctgcctctgctgcagcctcgCAACAGCGAGGCCAAATGCGAGTACATGAAGCTGCTTCAGAAGGTGTTGAGTCACACTATTGAGAGTAGCCTCTTTGTGGAAGaaagcagacagctgctgtcctACGCGCTCATCCACCCTGCCACCACGCTGGATGACCGCACCTCTCTGGCCATGTGGCTAAACCACCTAGAGGAGCACCTATCTAGTGGCTATGCACCGCGGGCCCCATCCAGCCCCTACCACCCACGCCAGGGCTCAGATGAATGGCCCAGCTCTGCTGAGGCTCTGGACCCTGGCCACGCGTGGCAAGAAAAGTCCCCTTCATCCACCACATCTCCAGCAGGCCAGAACGGACACATGCCGTTCCCAGGCGGGATGTCCTCTCCCATCAACAGCAATAACACAG GTTTGGGTGGGCAGATGCAGCCCAGCCCTCTGAAGAAGTCCATGTCCGTTATTCCTTCCAGTCCCCAGGCTTGTGGCTCTGAGTGGATTAGCCAGGATGATGCAGGGGGCCGGCAGAACTTCATTTCAACAGACCATGCACCCCTTTCACCCCAGAGCAGCGTAGCCTCCTCTGGCAGTGAGCAGACAGAAGACCAGGGCTCCAATCGCAACACGTTCCAGGAGGATGGCAGCGGCATGAAAG aTGTTCCCGCATGGTTGAAGAGTCTCCGCCTTCATAAATATGCATCACTATTCTCCCAGATGACCTATGAGGAGATGATGATTCTCACAGAGCAGCACCTGGAGTCGCAG AACGTCACTAAAGGAGCGCGGCATAAGATCGCCTTGAGTATCCAGAAActgcgagagagacagagcgtGCTCAAGTCTTTAGAAAAG GATATTTTGGAAGGAGGAAACCTGCGTAACGCCCTCCAAGAGCTGCAACAGATCATCATCACACCCATCAAGGCCTACTGCCCGCCCAGTGCAGCACAGACCGCCCTGGACACAGCCACAGCCCCGGACGCAGCCAACCCCCCTTCAGAAGCCTCAAAAACAGGAGCAGACAAAGAGCCGGCCTCAGAGGGCTTCCAGTCCCACAACCCACCTCCCTGTGACGGGGACTCCCCAGCCACACCTATCTCAGACGGCGACATTGCTGGACAGTTCACCCGTGTCATGGGTAAAG tgtgcacCCAGCTGCTGGTGTCAAGGCCAGATGAAGAGAATATCAGCTGTTACCTTCAGCTCATTGAGAAGTGTCTGACACATGAG GCTTTCTCAGAAACTCACAAGAAAAGGCTGGTCTCCTGGAAGCAGCAGGTCCTCAAACTGCTCCGCCTGTTCCCTCGGAAAGCTATGCTGGACATGCCTGTGTACCGACAGAAAGG CTGGACCTATGGGTCCAACTCCCTCCCCACAGCAGGCTCTGTGAGTGGAGGAGTAGCACGGCGGGGCCAAAGGCAGTTCCAGATGACCCCTCGTGGACTCCAAACCGGGCGCATGGGTCTTCTGAGTCCCAGTGGGATTGGGGGAGCATCTCCACGCCACACGCTCACTAGTCCTGCGCTGGCAGGCCAGGGTAGACAA AACCTGTGGTTCGCCAACCCTGGGGGCAGTAACAGCATGCCAAGTCAGAGTCGCAGCTCTGTGCAGCGAACCCACTCGCTCCCTGTCCACACTTCCCCACAAACCATGCTCATGTTCCAGCAGCAAG AATGCCAAGTTCCAGGCGCTGACCTGGAGATCAACCCCACGCTGGAGTCACTGTGCCTCAGTATGACAGAGCATGCCTTAGGGG ATGGAACAGACCGGACATCAACAatatga
- the LOC139336308 gene encoding glia maturation factor beta-like: protein MSSSLVVCEMDESLKAKLKKFRFRKETNNAAILIKIDAEKQILIIEDEFEDISVDELRGEISEHQPRFIVYSYKYVHDDGRVSYPLCFIFSSPMGCKPELMMMYAGSKTKLVRDAGLTKVFEIRSGEELTEEWLKGHLSSFH, encoded by the exons ATG TCCTCCTCCCTGGTTGTGTGTGAAATGGATGAAAGTCTGAAAGCTAAACTGAAAAAGTTTAGATTTCGAAAAGAGACCAACAATGCTGCAATTCTGA TTAAGATAGACGCGGAGAAACAAATTCTTATCATTGAGGATGAATTCGAG GACATCTCAGTGGATGAATTGAGAGGAGAGATTTCAGAGCATCAACCCAG ATTCATTGTCTACAGCTACAAATATGTCCATGATGATGGGAGGGTGTCTTACCCTCTGTGTTTCATATTCTCCAGTCCAATGG GATGTAAGCCAGAGCTAATGATGATGTATGCAGGCAGCAAGACGAAACTGGTCCGAGATGCAGGGCTTACAAAG GTCTTTGAAATAAGAAGTGGGGAGGAGTTGACAGAAGAATGGCTGAAGGGCCATCTGTCATCTTTTCACTGA
- the socs9 gene encoding suppressor of cytokine signaling 9, which translates to MSLPKESGSRGKDRERGARPKVRQSRSEERRDAGSGRKGGKVKKKGLSSHEPAAERPVSDGFEYGELLSDLETREQSSSSPLRESWRWQGLEIAASLLGQERVTARPGLGTVSSATELSPPSEGEGRGSSSSRTLRQKIQDAMGQCFPIKTHTAATPAPTPQALSSSAACASSRRKIHLSELMLDDCPFPVGSELAQKWYLIKQHTAPITQPPVLDSAVVCSAPTSAMATVVEDVDDRLRERRRISIEQGVEPPPNAEIHTFEVTAQINPLYKHGPKLAHGMNELAGADRASVQQQQQLLLQRQQQHQLLLQSCLDTLDEVVASASASASATASASASATASASIHTSDTISDPLVDPEVTATSVPTRAILPQAEHHTSHDGYRIHTQIDYIHCLVPDLLQITNLPCYWGVMDRYEAETLLEGKPEGTFLLRDSAQEDYLFSVSFRRYGRSLHARIEQWNHNFSFDVHDPSVFHAPTVTGLLEHYKDPNSCMFFEPLLSNPIHRTQPFSLQHICRAAISSCTTYDGINMLPIPNALKKHLKEYHYKQRVRVRRMDTWWE; encoded by the coding sequence ATGTCATTACCAAAGGAGTCTGGGAGCCGAGGGAAAGATAGAGAGAGGGGGGCTCGTCCCAAGGTGAGACAGAGCCGGTCAGAGGAGAGACGAGATGCAGGCAGTGGACGGAAAGGTGGAAAGGTGAAGAAAAAAGGCCTCTCTTCTCATGAACCAGCAGCTGAGAGGCCTGTCAGTGATGGCTTTGAGTACGGCGAGCTGTTGAGTGACTTAGAGACCAGGGAacagtcttcctcctctcctctgagggAGAGTTGGAGATGGCAGGGTTTGGAAATCGCTGCCTCATTACTAGGACAAGAACGGGTAACAGCCAGGCCAGGATTGGGAACAGTCAGCTCTGCTACAGAGTTGTCTCCGCCCAGTGAAGGTGAGGGCAGGGGGTCAAGCAGCAGTCGCACACTCCGGCAAAAAATCCAAGATGCAATGGGACAGTGTTTCCcaataaagacacacactgcGGCTACACCAGCACCAACTCCACAGGCTCTTTCATCATCAGCTGCCTGTGCCTCCTCAAGGCGCAAGATCCACCTCAGTGAGTTGATGTTGGATGACTGCCCTTTCCCTGTAGGATCAGAGCTGGCTCAGAAATGGTATCTCATTAAGCAACACACGGCCCCCATTACCCAGCCACCCGTGCTTGATTCTGCAGTGGTATGCAGTGCCCCTACTTCAGCCATGGCTACTGTGGTGGAAGACGTAGATGACAGGTTGCGAGAGCGCAGGCGCATCAGTATCGAACAAGGTGTTGAGCCACCACCCAATGCAGAGATCCACACGTTTGAGGTAACGGCCCAAATTAACCCTCTCTACAAGCATGGCCCTAAGCTGGCTCATGGTATGAATGAGTTAGCCGGGGCTGACAGAGCATCTgttcagcagcaacagcagctccttctccaaagacagcagcagcaccagctccTACTACAGAGCTGTTTGGACACTCTGGATGAGGTGGTGGCCTCAGCCTCGGCCTCTGCCTCAGCCACTGCCTCAGCCTCTGCCTCGGCCACTGCCTCTGCCTCTATCCACACGTCTGATACTATTTCTGATCCTCTGGTTGATCCAGAGGTTACAGCGACCAGCGTGCCCACGAGGGCCATACTTCCTCAGGCTGAGCATCACACATCTCACGATGGCTACCGCATCCACACTCAGATTGATTACATTCACTGTTTAGTTCCAGACCTGCTGCAGATCACCAACCTCCCGTGTTACTGGGGGGTCATGGACCGCTACGAGGCAGAGACGCTGCTGGAGGGAAAGCCTGAAGGTACCTTTCTCCTGCGTGACTCTGCCCAGGAAGACTACCTCTTCTCCGTCAGCTTCCGCCGCTACGGCCGCTCACTACATGCACGCATTGAACAGTGGAACCACAATTTTAGCTTTGATGTGCACGACCCCAGTGTCTTCCATGCTCCCACTGTCACGGGATTGCTGGAGCACTACAAGGACCCCAACTCCTGCATGTTCTTCGAGCCCCTGCTGTCCAACCCCATCCACCGTACACAGCCCTTCAGCTTGCAGCACATCTGCAGAGCCGCCATAAGCAGCTGCACCACCTACGATGGCATTAACATGCTTCCCATTCCAAATGCTTTGAAAAAGCACCTGAAAGAATACCACTATAAGCAGAGAGTACGTGTACGGCGAATGGACACCTGGTGGGAATAA